One window of the Salvia splendens isolate huo1 chromosome 1, SspV2, whole genome shotgun sequence genome contains the following:
- the LOC121786439 gene encoding uncharacterized protein LOC121786439, translating to MANLSSFQVPMLNKSSFDNWSIKMKALLGAHDVWEIVESGYEEPQDETDLSQQQRDRLRDARKKDKKALYLIYQALGDDDFEKITSASTAKEAWKKLQISCIGAERVKKVRLQTLRGEFESLHMKESESISDYFSRVLAVSNQMKRNGEKLEDVRIMEKILRSLTPNFEHIVVTIEETKDLEETSIDHLLGSLQAYEEKQKKKKEILEQLLKLQVSPKEKEESSGSGGGRQGRGRGQRQERGRGRGYARGRGRGYFSNNEERKEFPNKGRGRSSPQSRYDKSSIKCYNCHRYGHYTSECRDAKSKVEEKANYVENTNEENGCVLLAYKGEAGRKDDTWYLDTGASNHMCGNRSMFVELDESLKGKAKY from the exons ATGGCTAACTTGTCATCGTTCCAAGTCCCCATGCTCAATAAGAGCAGTTTTGATAATTGGAGTATCAAGATGAAAGCATTATTGGGAGCCCACGATGTTTGGGAGATCGTGGAGAGTGGCTACGAGGAGCCGCAAGACGAGACCGATCTATCCCAACAACAAAGAGATAGATTGCGAGATGCgagaaagaaagacaagaaAGCTCTCTATCTCATCTACCAAGCTCTAGGGGACGACGATTTCGAGAAGATCACAAGTGCAAGCACGGCCAAAGAAGCGTGGAAGAAGCTCCAAATCTCGTGTATTGGTGCGGAGCGAGTAAAGAAGGTACGTCTCCAAACTTTAAGAGGAGAATTTGAGTCTTTACATATGAAAGAGTCCGAATCAATTTCGGATTACTTTTCAAGAGTCTTGGCGGtgtcaaatcaaatgaaaagaaatggTGAAAAATTGGAGGATGTTAGAATTATGGAAAAAATATTGCGTTCTCTAACTCCAAATTTTGAGCATATAGTAGTTACAATTGAAGAAACAAAAGATTTAGAGGAAACGAGTATCGATCACTTATTGGGATCGCTACAAGCATATGAGgagaaacaaaagaagaaaaaggaaatttTGGAGCAACTTTTAAAGTTGCAAGTGAGCCCaaaggagaaagaagaaagttCGGGCAGTGGTGGTGGTCGACAAGGAAGAGGTCGCGGACAAAGACAAGAGCGCGGTCGTGGCCGAGGATATGCTCGTGGACGTGGACGAGGATATTTTTCGAACAATGAAGAAAGAAAGGAGTTCCCAAATAAGGGACGAGGAAGGAGTTCCCCACAGTCGAGGTACGATAAATCTTCAATAAAGTGTTACAATTGTCATAGATATGGGCACTATACTTCCGAGTGCAGAGATGCAAAATCAAAAGTTGAAGAGAAGGCTAATTACGTGGAGAATacgaatgaagaaaatggttgtGTCCTTCTAGCTTATAAAGGAGAAGCTGGGAGAAAAGATGATACGTGGTACCTCGACACAGGAGCGAGCAATCATATGTGCGGGAACAGAAGCATGTTCGTGGAGCTTGATGAATCA TTAAAGGGAAAGGCAAAATACTAA